AACAGCCAGGGTATCAGCCTATCGTTATTCTAAATTATCCAGATAATCCAGGTGGGATGGCCTATACAGCGGCGGAACTGGAAGCCTTATCGGATGTGCTGCGTAAACATCAGGTGCTGGTGATTGCGGATGAAATTTACGGTTTTGTCCATCATCAGGGACAGCATCGCTCGTTGGCTTTATTTTACCGAGAAGGTACGATCATCACGTCTGGTTTATCCAAATGGTGTGGGGCGGGTGGCTGGCGTTTGGGTATCGCCATTGTACCTAAAGGTTTAGAAGAGTTAAAAGAAACATTATTAGGAGTCGCATCCGAAACCTATTCTTGTGCACCAGCTCCTATTCAAAAAGCTGCTGAATCGGCTTATACTATCCAGGATGCTACTATCGATTATATCCAGGCTCAACAAAGGATATTATCGCTGGTGGGTAATTATTGTGCGCAGAGATTGCAAGATACCGGAGTGTGGGTGCATGCTCCACTTGGTGGATTTTATCTGTTTCCCGATTTTACCCCTTACGGCCGGGTGCTTGAGCATATTTCCATTAGCGATTCGGTATCGTTGTGTCAGCGTATTTTAAAAGATACGGGTGTTGCCTTATTACCAGGAACTGCCTTTGGAATGCCAGCCTCCCATTTGGCGGCGCGCTTGGCGTATGTTGATTTCGATGGCAAAAAAGCCCTCATGGCTGCTCAAAAATTCAGCAAGGGATCACCACTTCCATCCCATTTTCTCCAGGAATATTGTCCGCATTTACTCGAAGGAATACAAAAATTATGTGATTGGATTGAGGATTTACGGTAGCATTGACCTAACTAGGCCGTGTCCTCAATTTGATATCCAAAGTAATGTAAGTGATAGATGATTATGTCAAATAATGATTTATCGTTGTTAGGCAAAATTGATCGATCTCTAAAACCTCGTTTCGGGTGTCCCATTGACGAAGACAGGTGGCAATGAATAGGGATTACTTTTTAATAATCTCCATGATCCGATCGATCCTAAACATTCGCTCTTCCTGATGCTGGCCGCAATAGGCTACGACTCCTGGAAAAATTTTACCCAGATATTGCTGGCTTCCTACTGAAATGGGTTTAACCAGATAGGTAGAGGTTGTGTCATCATTTTTACGATAGATAATTTCTAATTCACTACTTTCTTGAATGGCTTGTTTAATCGCGATTGCTTTATCGTTGGCAGCACATTCTTTTTCGGCTTGCTGATGTTGATAGTAACTTAGAAAAGAAATAATGCGCGAATCGGTACGGATGTGATGTTTTAGAATAGGAGTTTTAAGTTCGATCCCTTCAAAGGAGGTGCAGCGGCTGAGGGCTACATACATTTGCCCCGGTGCAAATGTGCCGCGGCCAATATCAATAATGACATGGTCAAAGGTTTTACCCTGGCTTTTATGAATGGTAACGGCCCAGGCTAAACGGAAA
This window of the Alphaproteobacteria bacterium genome carries:
- a CDS encoding pyridoxal phosphate-dependent aminotransferase, producing the protein MQLHSLKHVSKSQTLLINEQSRLLESAGNKVYKFGFGQSPFPPPAHVLDALSKYSWIHDYTPVQGSVTLRDQVAAFHSELNGFNIHRDQVIVGTGSKILIYAIMASFVNAEIFVPTPSWVSYEPQAQLLGHPLQRIMTTYKQHWKIVPEQLQAALEKKQPGYQPIVILNYPDNPGGMAYTAAELEALSDVLRKHQVLVIADEIYGFVHHQGQHRSLALFYREGTIITSGLSKWCGAGGWRLGIAIVPKGLEELKETLLGVASETYSCAPAPIQKAAESAYTIQDATIDYIQAQQRILSLVGNYCAQRLQDTGVWVHAPLGGFYLFPDFTPYGRVLEHISISDSVSLCQRILKDTGVALLPGTAFGMPASHLAARLAYVDFDGKKALMAAQKFSKGSPLPSHFLQEYCPHLLEGIQKLCDWIEDLR